One Ignavibacteria bacterium DNA segment encodes these proteins:
- a CDS encoding DNRLRE domain-containing protein codes for MRKYFLTAALCLLSLANCSQLKGQASADTLKFAFFSDIHFGKTDYNGEALYPADWIKKALNGISRRQADLILVGGDLIESSGNTGQFDMFDQAMITAIPWYPMPGNHDIGTTPASVTMTSINKWLAHNYGRGPAKREYYGFTYKNLAAFYVLNTQAYIADDPLAKARSMNQLAEMDSFFTANKDFPIKIVTAHVPVFEARQNEDSLYFNIGPSYRSKVLDLMNRHNVKYYVAGHQHVNGQAMDKGILVYFNTALSFQLGSGNTRGYYVYTVTKDTVLRSFYPLSSENQYELKVDPGSHGTINLSPSKAFYDSAEVVQVTAIPNNGLKFLRWYGSLSGSSNPDTIIMNYDKSITAIYGETNPTCDIITGKSGLGQVILDPPGGVYNENTVVKISAQPQEGWELQEWTGEKNGSFIEDTLIMDRDCEVKALFKKKDEAPVSLKAIEDSYVRGGLMYSSKNMGKETVLKVLEGTSDSYRCRSYIKFNIKSLKADPLSVTLKMKAGSLPDGNRARAFVYFLSGGSWKEYDIQWRNVPSVTESLMDSCMTINKTGNYYSWNLTEKVKQAVASGDTVISLLIKDKSAFNRTVDFFSRESSDMPELIVVENNTSGVVNGGNTVPAQYKLEQNYPNPFNPATEITYSTPGAGHVSLKVYDIMGREISVLEDSFKPSGTYRFTWNAKDKAGRALPSGIYILTMKAPDYLSSIKMNLLK; via the coding sequence GTGCGTAAATATTTTTTAACAGCTGCTTTATGCCTGCTATCACTGGCAAACTGCAGCCAGCTGAAAGGCCAGGCCTCAGCAGATACACTGAAGTTTGCCTTCTTCTCCGATATCCATTTCGGAAAAACTGACTATAACGGCGAGGCGCTCTATCCTGCCGACTGGATTAAGAAAGCCTTAAACGGAATCTCAAGACGGCAGGCGGACCTTATACTGGTCGGCGGCGACCTCATAGAATCCAGCGGAAACACAGGACAGTTCGACATGTTCGACCAGGCTATGATTACCGCTATCCCGTGGTACCCCATGCCGGGCAACCACGACATCGGAACCACACCGGCCTCGGTTACAATGACTTCAATTAATAAGTGGCTTGCGCACAATTACGGCAGGGGCCCCGCTAAAAGGGAATACTACGGCTTTACGTATAAAAACCTGGCCGCTTTTTACGTGCTTAACACCCAGGCATATATTGCAGACGACCCGCTTGCAAAGGCACGCTCCATGAACCAGCTGGCCGAAATGGACTCTTTCTTTACCGCCAACAAAGATTTCCCCATTAAAATTGTAACGGCACACGTGCCCGTCTTTGAGGCAAGACAGAACGAGGACAGCCTTTACTTTAATATAGGCCCTTCATACAGATCTAAAGTGCTTGACCTGATGAACAGGCACAACGTAAAGTACTACGTTGCGGGCCACCAGCACGTAAACGGCCAGGCAATGGATAAAGGAATTCTGGTATATTTTAATACCGCCCTCAGCTTCCAGCTGGGATCCGGCAACACGCGCGGATATTACGTCTATACAGTAACTAAAGATACTGTCCTAAGATCCTTCTACCCGCTTTCAAGCGAAAACCAGTACGAACTGAAGGTAGACCCGGGCAGCCATGGCACAATAAACCTCAGCCCTTCAAAAGCTTTTTACGATTCTGCCGAAGTTGTGCAGGTTACAGCTATCCCCAATAACGGCTTGAAATTCCTCAGGTGGTATGGCAGCTTAAGCGGCAGCAGTAATCCCGATACAATTATTATGAACTACGATAAATCTATTACTGCAATTTATGGCGAGACTAACCCTACGTGCGATATTATTACGGGCAAAAGCGGTTTGGGACAGGTAATTCTCGATCCTCCGGGGGGAGTGTATAACGAGAATACGGTAGTTAAAATTTCCGCTCAGCCCCAGGAGGGATGGGAACTGCAGGAGTGGACGGGAGAAAAAAACGGAAGCTTTATTGAAGATACCCTTATTATGGACCGCGACTGCGAAGTTAAGGCACTCTTCAAAAAAAAAGATGAGGCTCCCGTAAGCCTTAAGGCAATTGAGGATAGCTACGTAAGGGGAGGGCTCATGTACTCAAGCAAAAACATGGGCAAGGAAACTGTCTTAAAAGTGCTTGAGGGAACGAGCGACTCCTACAGGTGCAGATCGTACATTAAGTTTAATATTAAAAGCCTTAAGGCAGACCCTCTTTCTGTAACGCTTAAAATGAAGGCGGGCAGCCTTCCCGACGGGAACCGCGCAAGAGCTTTTGTCTACTTTCTTTCAGGCGGCAGCTGGAAAGAATACGATATACAGTGGCGGAATGTCCCCTCTGTAACAGAAAGCCTCATGGATTCATGCATGACAATAAATAAAACCGGGAATTATTACTCCTGGAACCTGACAGAAAAAGTAAAACAGGCTGTTGCCTCGGGCGACACAGTCATTAGCCTGCTGATAAAGGACAAATCTGCCTTTAACCGCACGGTCGACTTCTTCTCCCGCGAAAGCTCCGATATGCCGGAACTGATTGTGGTTGAGAATAATACTTCCGGGGTTGTAAATGGCGGCAATACAGTCCCGGCGCAATATAAGCTGGAACAAAACTACCCCAACCCCTTTAACCCGGCTACGGAAATTACTTACAGCACACCCGGGGCCGGACACGTAAGCCTTAAGGTCTATGACATAATGGGTAGGGAAATCTCTGTCCTTGAAGACTCGTTTAAGCCCTCGGGCACTTACCGGTTTACATGGAATGCTAAGGATAAGGCAGGACGCGCACTCCCGAGCGGAATATACATACTTACAATGAAGGCCCCCGACTATTTGAGCTCAATTAAAATGAACCTGCTCAAATGA
- a CDS encoding glycoside hydrolase family 92 protein, with the protein MLRKKIITVLLIILTGSFLYGQTPKELVDYVDPNIGGIGHMLQPTLPVVQLPNCMIRIAPSKGTSLDKYLADKINEFPLNITSHRIADAFGIMATSGSLKLKKSDYASMYDHDNETATPYYYSVGLEDYDINAEYTVTEHSAFFRFTFTRPEESHIILRAQKKGRVEILDNSTIRGYEDDEGVRYFFYAKFDHPFQSSGTYTGETVSNKNTSAEGENVGTFVNYTFGKSETVGVKVGISYISLDQAEDNLKREIPAWDFSNLKDRARTIWNNTLAKIKVEGGTEKQKRIFYTALYRAHERMVNVSEYGKYFSGYDHKIHEDGGHSFYVDDWLWDTYRCLHPLHILISPEMQVNKLRSYVSMYEQSGWMPSFPLLRGDHACMIGQHAASIFADAYLKGIKDFDVEKAYEGLKKNACEATLLPWANGPKTELDDVYLTKGFFPALPEGQKEWVKEVHPFERRQAVAVTLENCYDDWCLAQFAKALGKTDDYEYFMKRAHNYANLYNPATGFMSPKTADGNWVPNFDPKLSGGQGGRAYFAECNSWTYTWSVQHDVAGLMNLMGGRDNFLKRLDQLFNEPLNTEKFFFLGQFPDATGLVGEFAMGDEPSFHIPYLYNYAGQPWKTQKRVRELMNVWYDDDPLGICGDEDGGALSTWYIFTAMGFYPVTPGRPTYDIGSPLFSKVTLNLGDNKTFTVEAKNVSAKNKYIQSAQLNGRPLTIPWFEHSDIKDGGSLVLEMGPRPNKQWGNTTEAAIPSMSTLK; encoded by the coding sequence ATGCTGAGAAAAAAAATAATTACTGTACTGTTGATTATTCTGACAGGAAGTTTTTTGTACGGACAGACGCCTAAAGAGCTGGTTGATTACGTGGACCCCAATATAGGCGGCATTGGGCATATGCTTCAGCCTACGCTGCCCGTAGTACAGCTCCCGAACTGCATGATCCGTATCGCCCCGTCTAAGGGCACCTCGCTGGACAAATACCTTGCCGATAAAATAAATGAATTTCCGCTTAACATTACTTCACACAGGATTGCAGATGCCTTCGGCATTATGGCTACCTCAGGCAGCCTGAAGCTTAAAAAGTCCGATTATGCATCCATGTACGACCACGACAATGAAACGGCTACACCGTATTACTATTCGGTAGGACTGGAAGATTACGACATAAATGCTGAATACACCGTTACGGAGCACTCCGCTTTCTTCAGATTCACCTTTACAAGGCCTGAGGAGTCGCACATAATCCTGAGGGCACAGAAAAAAGGAAGAGTTGAAATACTGGATAATTCAACTATCCGCGGCTACGAGGACGATGAAGGCGTACGCTACTTCTTCTATGCTAAGTTCGACCACCCCTTCCAGTCTTCCGGAACATATACGGGTGAAACGGTAAGCAATAAAAACACTTCAGCTGAAGGCGAAAACGTAGGAACCTTTGTAAACTACACCTTCGGCAAAAGTGAGACCGTAGGCGTTAAGGTCGGCATTTCATACATAAGCCTTGATCAGGCAGAGGATAACCTGAAAAGAGAAATTCCGGCCTGGGATTTTTCTAATCTTAAAGACCGCGCGCGCACAATATGGAACAATACACTTGCAAAAATTAAAGTCGAAGGCGGCACTGAAAAACAAAAGAGAATTTTCTATACAGCCCTCTACAGGGCCCACGAAAGAATGGTTAATGTTTCTGAATACGGAAAATACTTTAGCGGCTACGACCATAAGATACACGAAGACGGCGGACACAGCTTTTATGTGGACGACTGGCTCTGGGATACTTACCGCTGCCTGCACCCCCTGCACATTTTAATCAGCCCCGAAATGCAGGTCAACAAGCTCCGCAGCTACGTTTCAATGTACGAGCAGAGCGGCTGGATGCCTTCTTTCCCCCTCTTAAGGGGCGACCACGCATGCATGATAGGGCAGCACGCGGCTTCAATTTTTGCTGACGCATACCTCAAGGGAATTAAGGATTTTGACGTTGAGAAGGCTTATGAAGGCCTGAAGAAAAATGCCTGCGAGGCAACACTGCTTCCCTGGGCTAACGGACCTAAGACAGAGCTCGACGACGTTTATCTTACAAAAGGCTTCTTCCCGGCGCTTCCCGAAGGTCAGAAGGAATGGGTTAAGGAAGTCCACCCATTTGAACGCAGGCAGGCTGTTGCCGTAACGCTTGAAAACTGCTACGACGACTGGTGCCTTGCACAGTTTGCAAAGGCCCTGGGAAAAACAGATGATTATGAGTACTTCATGAAAAGGGCCCATAACTACGCTAACCTCTACAACCCGGCTACCGGATTCATGTCGCCCAAGACGGCTGACGGCAACTGGGTGCCCAACTTCGACCCCAAACTCTCCGGCGGCCAGGGGGGACGCGCTTACTTCGCAGAGTGCAATTCATGGACTTACACCTGGAGCGTTCAGCACGACGTGGCAGGGCTTATGAACCTCATGGGCGGACGCGATAATTTCCTTAAAAGACTCGACCAGCTCTTTAACGAGCCCCTTAATACCGAGAAGTTTTTCTTCCTCGGCCAGTTCCCCGATGCCACCGGCCTTGTTGGCGAATTTGCAATGGGCGACGAGCCCAGCTTCCATATACCTTATCTTTATAACTATGCCGGCCAGCCATGGAAGACTCAGAAACGCGTCCGCGAACTCATGAACGTGTGGTACGACGACGACCCCCTCGGAATCTGCGGCGATGAAGACGGCGGCGCTCTTTCAACCTGGTATATTTTTACCGCCATGGGCTTTTATCCCGTTACACCGGGAAGGCCAACATACGACATTGGAAGCCCTCTGTTCAGTAAGGTTACACTCAATCTGGGGGACAATAAAACTTTTACTGTTGAAGCTAAAAACGTTTCGGCAAAAAATAAATACATTCAGTCGGCTCAGCTTAACGGCAGGCCTCTTACAATTCCATGGTTTGAGCACTCGGACATTAAGGACGGCGGAAGCCTCGTCCTCGAAATGGGCCCCAGGCCTAACAAGCAGTGGGGTAATACTACCGAAGCTGCAATACCATCAATGAGCACTTTGAAATAA
- a CDS encoding ROK family protein, with translation MKLENDTRIVMTLDAGGTNFVFSAIRSNKEIVSPVTLPSNGNDLGHCLSNIINGFSKVRESLPYAPSAISFAFPGPADYPMGIIGDLGNLPAFRGGIALGPMLEEQFKLPVFINNDGDLFVYGEAIAGFLPYVNSLLEEAGSPKRFSNLFGVTLGTGFGAGIVRNGELFTGDNSGAGEIWLLRNKINPSINAEEGASIRAVRRVYAESLHIAPEDAPEPREIYEIAEGKMPGNKGAAIYAFRQMAEVVGDALANALTLIDGLAVIGGGIAGAHKLFLPAIVEEMNSNYLLPSGKCFPRLAVKTFNLEDENELKAFLKGDKKEIKVPGSSRTVTYDPLRRLGVGISKMGTSKAVSVGAYAFALNQLDSGQKKS, from the coding sequence TTGAAGCTTGAAAATGACACACGTATAGTTATGACGCTGGATGCCGGGGGTACAAATTTTGTATTCTCCGCAATCAGGTCAAATAAAGAAATTGTAAGCCCTGTAACGCTTCCATCAAACGGAAACGACCTGGGCCATTGCCTCTCTAACATTATTAACGGGTTCAGCAAAGTAAGGGAAAGCCTTCCTTATGCGCCATCGGCAATAAGTTTTGCCTTCCCCGGCCCTGCCGATTACCCGATGGGAATAATTGGCGACCTGGGCAACCTCCCGGCCTTCAGGGGCGGAATTGCTCTTGGACCCATGCTCGAAGAGCAATTTAAGCTCCCCGTTTTTATAAATAACGACGGCGACCTGTTTGTCTACGGCGAGGCCATAGCAGGATTTCTTCCCTATGTAAACTCTCTTCTTGAAGAAGCCGGAAGCCCCAAGCGCTTCAGCAATCTCTTTGGCGTAACACTGGGCACCGGATTCGGCGCAGGCATAGTCCGTAACGGCGAGCTTTTTACGGGCGATAACTCGGGCGCGGGCGAGATATGGCTTTTGAGGAATAAGATCAACCCTTCAATCAATGCCGAAGAAGGCGCAAGCATACGCGCCGTAAGAAGAGTTTACGCGGAATCGCTTCATATAGCCCCCGAAGACGCCCCCGAACCGAGGGAAATTTATGAAATTGCAGAAGGAAAAATGCCCGGCAATAAAGGCGCGGCAATATACGCTTTCAGACAGATGGCCGAGGTTGTAGGCGACGCTCTTGCAAACGCCCTTACACTCATTGACGGCCTTGCCGTAATAGGCGGCGGAATTGCAGGCGCGCATAAACTGTTCCTCCCGGCAATAGTAGAAGAGATGAACTCAAACTATCTGCTCCCTTCGGGCAAATGCTTCCCGCGCCTTGCGGTTAAAACATTTAACCTGGAAGATGAAAATGAGCTTAAAGCCTTCCTTAAGGGAGATAAAAAGGAAATTAAGGTCCCGGGCAGCAGCAGAACCGTAACATACGATCCCTTGCGCCGCCTGGGAGTCGGAATCTCAAAGATGGGTACCAGCAAAGCAGTTTCTGTAGGCGCTTACGCCTTTGCACTCAATCAGCTGGATTCAGGGCAGAAAAAATCCTGA
- a CDS encoding sugar MFS transporter: protein MKLKTLPIFLVFFIMGFGDAVGALVGFVTKEFSLAPAVAGLLPFFGFLAFGLFSVPLGILVDKLGQKKLLIMSLSLILAGELVPVFSTSRYEYVLAAIFFIGLGITALQVVGNPMMRDVSAEGRYSRNLTFAQFIKSIGSNTAPYIVPLVVALGFVWQGIFLIYAVVVVITLISVTMLKVKPSEKSSLQPRASIKSSFALLKRSYVLLMVLGIFFYVGAEVGVASWIAKHLQTQFNMDIEKLATISIGFFMTSLAIGRLLGSIILSYLSPKKFFVWSSVIGVLALAGIFVPVEWFVLGSIFVAGLAFANIFPLIFSILIDSIPERSNELSGLLVMAIAGGAIIPALMGVIASSSVALALTVPLLIFVYLSFLAFRSMKQKPAAVSAENIKEEIKIEA, encoded by the coding sequence ATGAAGTTAAAAACCTTACCAATCTTTCTGGTATTCTTCATCATGGGATTTGGAGATGCCGTTGGAGCGCTTGTCGGTTTTGTCACTAAAGAGTTCAGCCTGGCGCCTGCTGTTGCGGGACTCCTGCCTTTCTTTGGTTTTCTGGCATTCGGACTTTTTTCAGTCCCCCTCGGCATATTGGTCGATAAACTGGGACAGAAAAAATTACTCATTATGTCCTTGAGCCTTATTTTAGCAGGAGAGCTGGTTCCGGTATTCAGCACTTCAAGATACGAATATGTACTTGCCGCAATTTTCTTTATAGGACTTGGAATTACCGCCCTCCAGGTTGTAGGCAACCCGATGATGAGGGATGTTTCTGCCGAAGGCAGGTATTCCAGAAATCTCACTTTTGCGCAGTTTATTAAAAGCATCGGCTCCAACACCGCGCCTTATATTGTGCCGCTGGTTGTTGCGCTGGGATTTGTATGGCAGGGCATATTCCTTATTTACGCGGTTGTAGTTGTAATTACGCTTATAAGCGTTACAATGCTTAAGGTAAAGCCGTCAGAAAAAAGCAGCCTTCAGCCAAGGGCTAGCATTAAAAGCAGCTTTGCACTCCTGAAAAGATCCTACGTCCTTCTCATGGTCTTAGGCATTTTCTTCTACGTGGGAGCCGAGGTAGGCGTGGCCTCATGGATTGCAAAACACCTCCAGACACAGTTTAACATGGATATAGAAAAACTTGCCACCATCAGCATAGGGTTCTTTATGACCTCGCTTGCAATAGGGAGGCTTCTGGGGTCTATCATATTAAGCTACCTCTCACCCAAGAAATTCTTCGTCTGGAGCTCGGTTATAGGCGTACTTGCTCTTGCAGGCATATTTGTCCCTGTTGAGTGGTTCGTGCTCGGTTCAATCTTTGTCGCGGGACTTGCATTTGCAAACATATTCCCGCTCATATTCTCAATTCTCATAGACAGCATTCCCGAAAGAAGCAACGAGCTTTCAGGACTTCTGGTTATGGCTATTGCAGGCGGCGCAATAATACCGGCTTTAATGGGTGTTATTGCAAGCTCTTCTGTGGCGCTGGCACTCACGGTTCCGCTCCTGATATTCGTATACCTGAGCTTTTTGGCTTTCCGGTCAATGAAACAGAAACCCGCAGCCGTATCTGCAGAAAATATAAAAGAGGAGATTAAAATTGAAGCTTGA
- a CDS encoding peptidyl-prolyl cis-trans isomerase, with protein MKLLKISILTAIVLSNSCLRAASAEAAAPEYNLPAADSSAARNESEDQDRPVLRIGDLSVGMREFSERLNFAPALREFSTDLERKQDLLASIIAGKILSDYASKRGFDTLLNVKRTLSQYEKEAVYENWMQKEITDKVNITPGELAEAYPRFREERVVDYLVFPDENSAMKASGEIKKGKKPGSFKTKDGKPLLETKEIEFGEALPKVEELVYSLKKGQTSGVVPVDGKYYIFNLRKAVPHPKYSLQSLSYWTPEIEKILRERKTVSEFKNVMPRLMEQRKFTINKKVYSFVLNALSSKLEFSEKAKLPEALNQELKDMPSDISGSLREPFMKFQDGSLWTVGDFWDKLRFGPYLLNYRSKKEFEDDFSYLIRTVVITETVMSDGYKKGCNKSAYVKEQTRMWKDDLLSKIYLHELGRETEISEDEMKNWYSGNPSMFRLPDLCRIREIIVGDEKLAQSLSMRISQGEDIEKLAAGYSSQAPRGSESPEGIAVARNTWGKLGETAFSMKPGEVSAPIKLDDNKFAVIKLLGFETGRLKTLDEARQDIHAQMLKEKLHLQIQEIITGSLGNYKIYISKDNLKEVELIKGSMLLRKSHFPNRSAVPMAIDINHEEKWFQDLWNRQRD; from the coding sequence ATGAAGCTTTTGAAAATATCAATACTGACGGCAATAGTTCTTTCGAATTCATGCCTCAGAGCAGCATCAGCTGAAGCCGCAGCCCCGGAATATAATCTGCCGGCTGCGGATTCCTCGGCTGCCCGCAATGAATCTGAGGATCAGGACCGCCCGGTACTCCGCATTGGTGACCTCAGTGTGGGAATGCGGGAGTTTTCTGAAAGGCTTAATTTTGCCCCTGCGCTAAGGGAGTTTTCTACGGATCTGGAAAGGAAGCAGGACCTGCTTGCTTCAATAATTGCCGGGAAAATTCTATCGGACTACGCGTCAAAAAGGGGGTTCGATACTCTCCTTAATGTCAAAAGAACCCTCAGCCAGTACGAAAAAGAAGCCGTTTATGAAAACTGGATGCAGAAGGAGATAACAGATAAGGTTAATATCACTCCCGGCGAGCTTGCAGAAGCTTATCCCAGGTTTAGAGAGGAAAGAGTTGTGGATTACCTCGTCTTCCCGGATGAGAATTCTGCCATGAAAGCTTCAGGTGAAATTAAAAAGGGAAAGAAGCCCGGTTCCTTTAAGACAAAGGATGGCAAGCCCCTCCTTGAAACCAAGGAAATTGAATTCGGCGAAGCACTTCCCAAAGTTGAAGAATTAGTTTATTCCCTTAAAAAAGGGCAGACAAGCGGCGTTGTTCCTGTAGACGGCAAATACTATATATTTAACCTGAGGAAAGCCGTTCCCCACCCTAAATATTCTTTGCAGAGCCTGAGCTACTGGACGCCCGAAATTGAAAAAATACTAAGGGAAAGAAAAACTGTATCTGAATTTAAGAACGTGATGCCCCGCCTGATGGAGCAGAGAAAGTTTACAATAAACAAAAAGGTTTACTCATTCGTCCTTAATGCGCTTTCATCCAAGCTTGAATTCAGCGAAAAGGCAAAGCTTCCTGAGGCTCTTAACCAGGAGCTCAAAGATATGCCTTCAGACATATCCGGCAGCCTCCGTGAGCCGTTCATGAAGTTTCAGGACGGGAGCCTCTGGACCGTGGGGGACTTCTGGGATAAGCTCCGCTTCGGGCCCTACCTTTTGAATTACCGCTCAAAAAAAGAATTTGAAGACGACTTTTCTTACCTCATCCGTACCGTTGTGATTACGGAAACCGTTATGAGCGACGGGTACAAAAAAGGCTGTAATAAATCAGCTTATGTGAAAGAACAGACAAGAATGTGGAAGGACGACCTGCTTTCGAAGATATATCTTCACGAACTCGGCCGGGAGACTGAAATAAGTGAGGATGAAATGAAGAACTGGTACTCTGGAAATCCTTCCATGTTCCGCCTTCCTGATCTGTGCCGCATAAGAGAAATTATTGTAGGCGATGAAAAACTGGCACAAAGCCTCTCAATGCGCATCAGCCAGGGAGAAGATATTGAAAAACTTGCAGCCGGGTATTCAAGCCAGGCCCCCCGTGGCAGCGAATCCCCCGAGGGAATTGCTGTTGCAAGAAATACGTGGGGAAAATTGGGGGAAACCGCCTTTTCAATGAAACCCGGAGAGGTTTCCGCTCCAATTAAACTGGATGACAATAAGTTCGCGGTTATTAAACTGCTCGGTTTTGAAACCGGCAGACTCAAAACTCTGGATGAGGCCCGCCAGGATATTCACGCTCAAATGCTGAAGGAAAAACTCCACTTGCAGATTCAGGAGATCATAACCGGATCACTGGGAAATTATAAAATATATATAAGCAAAGATAACTTAAAAGAAGTTGAACTCATTAAAGGCAGCATGCTCCTCAGGAAATCTCATTTTCCTAACAGGTCCGCTGTTCCCATGGCAATTGATATTAATCATGAAGAGAAATGGTTTCAGGATCTTTGGAATAGACAACGCGACTAA
- a CDS encoding GntR family transcriptional regulator: MKEKANSMKKYEALREELLEFIQKNGLKQNDQLPKVRDIIQNIGYSYATVNRTLIEMEKEGLITKRQGKGLYVNRIYPKQKNKQVALIIPKDFSIHRIFLDILSGVRKALEKEHIGLLVSISNMSHEKEKETVENLMSHNVDGMIIFLEDHYRDDYSHIVELKNNKFPFVLIDRFIENLDTDYVIINNRDAMFRVCSYLKYNRHCDKIIFVPANDTSVLVSSSDEKLMGYKEALHVLYGNDQGIILPLEEFIENLNAISSSHKNIGVCLNHDTMIPDMHKRLQELNLKIPPNCHIFGYNNSYDQPYYPTVEQFNDLAGMKAAEILIEKMKNPDAPSVRVRLEPKLILPDQKGGYYMED; this comes from the coding sequence TTGAAAGAAAAAGCTAACTCTATGAAGAAGTACGAAGCATTGCGTGAAGAGCTGCTTGAATTTATTCAGAAGAATGGTCTCAAACAAAATGACCAATTGCCAAAGGTCAGAGACATTATCCAGAATATAGGCTACAGCTACGCAACTGTCAACCGCACGCTGATCGAAATGGAGAAGGAGGGCCTGATTACAAAACGCCAGGGCAAGGGGCTCTATGTAAACAGGATCTACCCGAAACAGAAGAACAAGCAGGTGGCGCTCATTATTCCAAAGGACTTCAGCATCCACAGAATATTTCTCGATATTCTCTCCGGCGTGCGCAAGGCCCTGGAAAAAGAGCATATCGGGCTCCTGGTCTCCATCTCCAATATGAGCCACGAGAAAGAAAAGGAAACCGTGGAAAACCTCATGTCGCACAACGTCGACGGCATGATTATATTCCTCGAGGACCACTACCGCGACGATTATTCGCACATAGTGGAACTGAAGAATAATAAGTTTCCTTTTGTGCTCATCGACCGCTTTATTGAGAACCTGGATACTGACTACGTCATAATCAATAACCGGGACGCAATGTTCAGGGTATGCTCTTACCTGAAATACAACAGGCATTGCGATAAAATTATTTTCGTCCCGGCAAACGATACTTCTGTCCTCGTTTCCTCGTCGGATGAGAAACTTATGGGCTACAAGGAAGCCCTTCACGTGCTTTACGGCAATGACCAGGGCATCATTCTGCCGTTGGAGGAGTTTATTGAAAACCTGAATGCAATAAGCTCCTCACATAAAAATATCGGCGTTTGCCTGAACCACGATACAATGATTCCCGACATGCATAAAAGACTGCAGGAACTGAATCTTAAAATACCGCCTAACTGCCACATCTTCGGCTACAACAACAGCTATGATCAGCCTTATTATCCTACTGTTGAACAGTTTAACGACCTGGCAGGAATGAAGGCCGCCGAAATCCTGATTGAAAAAATGAAAAACCCCGACGCCCCTTCGGTCAGGGTGAGATTAGAGCCCAAGTTAATACTGCCTGACCAGAAGGGCGGCTACTATATGGAAGACTAA